AAGAATGAAAAAGAAAAAGCTGGTGGACTCGGGAAGGACGTCCACCAGCAATAATTTCCAAGAACCAATTTAACCCATTCTCCCGGCCAGGTCAACTTCAAAAAACAAAAAATTAAAAAAAATCCCAAGTGACACATTTTTGCCACACATATGCCACATTACCGGCACACAAACGCCCCACTAAAGAATTTGTCTGTTATCCAGGTTTTCCCAGGGTTAAACATCCGCACAAAATCTTATTTTGTAAAGCTACCTCTCACCAAGTGCAGATTGGATAATATCTACGATTGGAGCGAAGAAATAACTAATTAGTCGGCGTTTGCCCGTAGTAATATCAACGACGGCTGTCATTCCTGGACGTAAAGCAAACTGTGCTGGACCATTTTTCAGTTCACCTGTTTCTGGTGTTACACGCACCTGATAAGCCCAAGCACCGCCTGCTACTTCGGTTGAGTCTGCCGCTATATCTGACACCACACCCACTAGAAAACCGAAGCGTTCGGATGGATAAGCGTCAAGATTGATGTTGGCGATCTGTCCAACTTCAACAAAACCGATATCATAATTGTTAAAAAGTGCTTCAATTTCAACATCCTGATCTTCTGGTACAATGCTCAGCACCTGCTCACTGCCCTTTGCCACTGCTCCAATTGTAAATACTTTCAACTGATCCACGACACCATCCATCGGAGCTGTCAACTGTGCCCCAATTATCCGCCGTTCAGCGATGCGCGATTGCTCTTGTAATGTCTTCAGACGCGCTTCGATATCGGATTTTCGCTGCAGAAGGAGGCTTCGCTGTGCGCTTATAATACTGCGTCGTTCAGCCCGGAGGCCAGTCTCTTGACTACGCTTTTGATTTAGTTCGCGTAGATACACTTGGCGTTCTTTCTCCAAGGCTGTAAAAGCTTCCTCAACATCAAGAAATGCTGACCGGCTAGATATACCTTGCCCCAATAACTCCTGTGCTATTTTCAAACGTTCAGCTTGAATGGCGATAGCAGCTTCGATCCGATCTATGTTTGCTTGCGTCACAGAAATCGAGCGTTCGTTAATGGTAATCCTTGCCGTGTTCTGAGACAGCATCGCTTGCAAGTCCTCAACCTCAGCGACAAGCAATCGGGCTTGTTCGGCATAGAAATCATGCTTCGCATTGGCACTTTCAGCGAAAGCGCGAAG
This genomic interval from Gemmatimonadota bacterium contains the following:
- a CDS encoding HlyD family type I secretion periplasmic adaptor subunit encodes the protein MTETAPQIKITSPTLHVTIWFIIFVFIVIVVMACFFKVEVVARGQGKVVPLSRVQIVQPEFDGKITAIHIRNGSTVHQGDILVELDTTDAEAELNTITAEIVRLQIERARITALVSSIDIGNIQTESFSRETLRAFAESANAKHDFYAEQARLLVAEVEDLQAMLSQNTARITINERSISVTQANIDRIEAAIAIQAERLKIAQELLGQGISSRSAFLDVEEAFTALEKERQVYLRELNQKRSQETGLRAERRSIISAQRSLLLQRKSDIEARLKTLQEQSRIAERRIIGAQLTAPMDGVVDQLKVFTIGAVAKGSEQVLSIVPEDQDVEIEALFNNYDIGFVEVGQIANINLDAYPSERFGFLVGVVSDIAADSTEVAGGAWAYQVRVTPETGELKNGPAQFALRPGMTAVVDITTGKRRLISYFFAPIVDIIQSALGER